Proteins from a single region of Haloterrigena alkaliphila:
- a CDS encoding transcription initiation factor IIB, protein MTNTPSNTRVRRTERETDESTSETESEQSDLACPECTGNLVVDDEHGETVCEDCGLVVEEDSVDRGPEWRAFDAAEKNEKSRVGAPTTNTMHDKGLSTNIDWRNKDAYGNSLGSRQREKMQRLRKWNERFRTRDSKERNLKQALGEIDRMASALGLPTNVRETASVIYRRALEEDLLPGRSIEGVSTACVYAAARQAGVPRSLDEIADVSRVEKNEIARTYRYVVRELGLEVQPADPESYVPRFASGLELSDEAEHRARGLLQNAKEKGVHSGKSPVGLAAAAVYAAALLTNEKTTQAAVSDVADISEVTIRNRYHELLEAEETLGLA, encoded by the coding sequence ATGACCAACACTCCATCGAACACCAGAGTACGACGTACCGAGCGGGAAACGGACGAATCGACGAGCGAAACCGAGAGCGAGCAAAGCGACCTCGCCTGCCCCGAGTGTACGGGCAACCTCGTCGTCGACGACGAACACGGCGAGACGGTCTGTGAGGATTGCGGCCTCGTCGTCGAGGAGGACTCGGTCGACCGCGGCCCCGAGTGGCGCGCGTTCGACGCCGCCGAAAAGAACGAGAAGTCCCGCGTGGGCGCGCCCACGACGAACACGATGCACGACAAGGGGCTCTCGACGAACATCGACTGGCGCAACAAGGACGCCTACGGCAACTCCCTGGGATCCCGGCAGCGGGAGAAGATGCAGCGCCTGCGCAAGTGGAACGAGCGCTTCCGAACCCGCGACTCCAAGGAGCGCAACCTGAAGCAGGCGCTGGGCGAGATCGACCGGATGGCCTCCGCGCTGGGCCTGCCGACGAACGTCCGCGAGACCGCCTCGGTCATCTACCGGCGCGCGCTCGAGGAGGACCTGCTGCCCGGTCGCTCCATCGAGGGCGTTTCGACGGCCTGCGTCTACGCGGCGGCCCGACAGGCCGGCGTCCCCCGGAGCCTCGACGAGATCGCGGACGTCTCCCGCGTCGAGAAGAACGAGATCGCTCGGACCTACCGTTACGTCGTCCGCGAACTCGGACTCGAGGTCCAGCCGGCCGACCCCGAGAGCTACGTTCCCCGCTTCGCCTCCGGACTGGAGCTCTCCGACGAGGCCGAACACCGCGCCCGCGGGCTCCTCCAGAACGCCAAGGAGAAGGGCGTCCACAGCGGCAAGTCGCCGGTCGGTCTCGCGGCCGCCGCCGTCTACGCCGCCGCGCTCCTGACCAACGAGAAGACCACGCAGGCCGCCGTCAGCGACGTCGCGGACATCTCCGAAGTGACGATTCGAAACCGGTACCACGAACTCCTCGAGGCCGAGGAGACGCTGGGGCTGGCCTGA
- a CDS encoding zinc ribbon domain-containing protein, whose protein sequence is MTWLRAVAAGVLSLLLPGAGHALLRDWLRALLFAGLYFVAIWFFYPVQDLATDGGSLSEMMSESMDVAANVDPMAQMTIMLVVAIATFDAILRAFGFPPTANASSDGPTCPECGKEVDADLEFCHWCTTRLEPMTAETDEAEAEETARS, encoded by the coding sequence ATGACATGGCTTCGCGCGGTCGCCGCCGGTGTCCTCTCGCTGTTGCTCCCCGGCGCCGGCCACGCTCTCCTTCGGGATTGGCTCCGCGCCCTGCTGTTCGCCGGGCTCTACTTCGTGGCGATCTGGTTCTTCTACCCGGTTCAGGATCTCGCCACCGACGGCGGCTCGCTGTCCGAGATGATGTCCGAGTCGATGGACGTCGCCGCGAACGTCGATCCGATGGCCCAGATGACGATCATGCTCGTGGTCGCGATCGCGACGTTCGACGCGATCCTCCGCGCGTTCGGGTTCCCGCCGACTGCGAACGCCTCGAGCGACGGTCCGACCTGTCCCGAGTGTGGCAAAGAAGTCGACGCCGACCTCGAGTTCTGTCACTGGTGTACGACTCGGCTCGAGCCGATGACCGCCGAGACCGACGAGGCCGAAGCGGAAGAGACGGCACGGTCGTGA
- a CDS encoding DUF7123 family protein — protein MSTAITADLTSKQQRILQYLRENAATKTYFKSRLIGQDLGMTAKEVGSNITALQDGNYDVEIEKWGYSSSTTWKVNV, from the coding sequence ATGAGCACCGCAATAACTGCCGACCTCACGAGCAAACAACAGCGAATCCTCCAGTATCTCCGGGAAAACGCGGCAACGAAGACGTACTTCAAATCCCGCCTCATCGGACAGGATCTCGGCATGACGGCCAAGGAAGTCGGATCGAACATCACCGCCCTCCAGGACGGAAACTACGACGTCGAGATCGAAAAGTGGGGTTACTCCTCGAGTACGACGTGGAAAGTTAACGTTTAA
- a CDS encoding phosphorylase: MSDSDDALPTPRTPDPDAPVCPAALVLTAAFEAPLDERRPWLERDEIAGALEVPGADTPIYLTEEGIAVTTTGIGKSDAATTVTALLAAPGLDLESAYVVSCGIAGSSPDTAALGSVAVADAVVDWDRKHRWDHGSSGSDSSAPGDDIGTADERPIDLLAYRPRDYVHRLEESVVDRALAAAGDVDPLEDDDALEYQREYPAAPQTGPTIERGTTVCGDEFWHGPRYAREVAWLCEAYGVGPYVTTQMEDAATATALERFGLRDRYLSVRAVSNYDRPAPGESVAESFDGDPASLALAIDNAARVGSAIVEALIEADPLGIGTDRSA; the protein is encoded by the coding sequence ATGAGTGACAGCGACGACGCGCTGCCGACGCCGCGGACGCCCGATCCGGACGCGCCCGTCTGCCCCGCCGCGCTGGTCCTCACCGCGGCGTTCGAGGCGCCGCTCGACGAGCGTCGGCCGTGGCTCGAGCGAGACGAGATCGCCGGCGCGCTCGAGGTTCCGGGCGCCGACACCCCGATCTACCTGACCGAGGAGGGGATCGCCGTCACGACCACCGGGATCGGCAAGAGCGACGCGGCGACGACCGTCACCGCCCTGCTCGCGGCGCCGGGGCTCGACCTCGAGTCGGCCTACGTCGTCTCGTGTGGCATCGCGGGGTCGTCGCCCGACACCGCCGCGCTGGGATCGGTCGCGGTCGCGGACGCGGTCGTCGACTGGGATCGGAAACACCGGTGGGATCACGGGTCGAGCGGGAGCGACTCGAGCGCGCCTGGGGACGACATTGGGACGGCTGACGAGCGTCCCATCGACCTCCTGGCCTACCGCCCGCGGGACTACGTTCACCGACTCGAGGAATCGGTCGTCGACCGTGCGCTCGCGGCCGCCGGCGACGTCGACCCGCTCGAGGACGACGACGCGCTCGAGTACCAGCGCGAGTATCCCGCCGCGCCCCAGACGGGGCCGACCATCGAACGCGGGACGACCGTCTGCGGCGACGAGTTCTGGCACGGCCCCCGCTACGCGCGGGAGGTCGCGTGGCTCTGCGAGGCCTACGGCGTCGGGCCCTACGTGACGACCCAGATGGAAGACGCCGCGACGGCGACCGCCCTCGAGCGGTTCGGTCTCCGCGACCGGTACCTGAGCGTGCGCGCCGTCTCCAACTACGACCGGCCGGCGCCCGGCGAGTCCGTCGCGGAGAGCTTCGACGGCGATCCCGCGAGTCTGGCGCTGGCGATCGACAACGCGGCCCGCGTCGGGAGCGCAATCGTCGAAGCCCTGATCGAGGCTGACCCACTCGGGATCGGTACGGATCGTTCCGCCTGA
- a CDS encoding SprT-like domain-containing protein, which produces MIDEDADLTVDDELLARARIHAREVLEEYDFAVDRDALEWDVSTRARRRAGACRWNADREVATIVLTRRAYRRYDWETFAGVVRHELVHAWEFQRFGESGHGPRFREKAAELEAPRHCESFSEPRYVLRCLTADCDWTANRHRASKPVKSPDQYRCGVCGGAYEVEHAESGRTWTTASGFGGAKAALEDEW; this is translated from the coding sequence GTGATCGACGAGGACGCCGACCTCACGGTCGACGACGAACTCCTCGCCCGGGCGCGGATCCACGCCCGCGAGGTCCTCGAGGAGTACGACTTCGCCGTCGACCGCGACGCCCTCGAGTGGGACGTCTCGACCCGCGCCCGTCGGCGCGCGGGAGCGTGTCGCTGGAACGCCGACCGCGAGGTGGCGACCATCGTGCTCACGCGGCGAGCCTACCGGCGCTACGACTGGGAGACGTTCGCGGGCGTCGTGAGACACGAACTCGTCCACGCCTGGGAGTTCCAGCGGTTCGGCGAGTCCGGCCACGGACCGCGGTTTCGCGAGAAGGCGGCCGAACTCGAGGCGCCGCGGCACTGCGAGTCGTTCTCCGAGCCCCGCTACGTCCTGCGCTGTCTGACGGCCGACTGCGACTGGACGGCAAACCGTCACCGAGCGTCGAAGCCGGTGAAGTCGCCCGATCAGTACCGCTGTGGCGTCTGCGGCGGAGCTTACGAAGTCGAACACGCCGAGAGCGGCCGGACGTGGACGACAGCCAGCGGATTCGGCGGGGCGAAGGCGGCCCTCGAGGACGAGTGGTGA
- a CDS encoding SPFH domain-containing protein: MVVDLVPLQAAGGALLFVGALVLLVVIAALLSAIEIVDAYEKRALTVFGEYRKLLEPGINFVPPFVSNTYAFDMRTQTLDVPRQEAITRDNSPVTADAVVYIKVMDAKKAFLQVDDYKRAVSNLAQTTLRAVLGDMELDDTLNKRQEINARIRQELDEPTDEWGIRVESVEVREVNPSKDVQRAMEQQTSAERKRRAMILEAQGERRSAVEKAEGDKQSEIIRAQGEKQSQILEAQGDAISTVLRARSAESMGERAVIDKGMETLAEIGQGESTTFVMPQELTSLVGRYGKHLSGSDIKENGSELESREFDDETRELIGLDDIAEIIGEIDQEAEMDVEAMEQEAQAIKEGADPSNISDPDEVIEEMDQEFAGDADTNT, encoded by the coding sequence ATGGTCGTAGATCTAGTACCACTACAAGCCGCTGGCGGCGCATTGCTGTTCGTGGGAGCGCTCGTCCTCCTCGTCGTCATCGCCGCCCTCCTCAGTGCGATCGAGATCGTCGATGCGTACGAGAAGCGCGCGCTCACGGTCTTCGGCGAGTACCGCAAACTGCTCGAGCCGGGGATCAACTTCGTCCCGCCGTTCGTCTCGAACACGTACGCGTTCGACATGCGAACGCAGACACTGGACGTCCCCCGTCAGGAAGCGATCACGCGGGACAACTCCCCCGTGACGGCCGACGCGGTCGTCTACATCAAGGTGATGGACGCCAAGAAGGCGTTCCTGCAGGTCGACGACTACAAGCGGGCCGTCTCCAATCTCGCCCAGACCACCCTCCGTGCCGTGCTGGGCGACATGGAACTCGACGACACGCTGAACAAACGCCAGGAGATCAACGCGCGCATCCGCCAGGAACTCGACGAACCCACCGACGAATGGGGCATCCGCGTCGAGTCGGTCGAGGTTCGCGAGGTCAACCCCTCGAAGGACGTCCAGCGCGCGATGGAGCAACAGACCTCCGCCGAGCGGAAACGCCGCGCCATGATCCTCGAGGCCCAGGGTGAACGCCGCAGCGCCGTCGAGAAAGCGGAGGGTGACAAACAGAGCGAGATCATCCGCGCTCAGGGCGAGAAGCAAAGCCAGATCCTCGAAGCGCAGGGTGACGCGATCTCGACCGTGCTGCGCGCCCGCTCCGCCGAATCGATGGGCGAACGCGCGGTCATCGACAAGGGGATGGAGACGCTGGCCGAGATCGGGCAGGGCGAATCGACGACGTTCGTCATGCCCCAGGAACTGACCTCGCTGGTCGGCCGCTACGGCAAACACCTCTCGGGCAGCGACATCAAGGAGAACGGTTCGGAACTCGAGAGCCGCGAGTTCGACGACGAAACGCGCGAACTGATCGGACTGGACGACATCGCGGAGATCATCGGCGAAATCGATCAGGAAGCCGAGATGGACGTCGAAGCGATGGAGCAGGAGGCTCAGGCGATCAAAGAAGGGGCCGACCCGTCCAACATCTCGGATCCGGACGAGGTCATCGAAGAGATGGATCAGGAGTTCGCCGGCGACGCCGATACGAACACCTAG
- a CDS encoding NfeD family protein — MLDLLLGNMPLALLVAGLVLMGLEAISPGAHLIVIGVALVGAGLIGVLVPLTLSPIVLAALTLVIGLGAAYVYREFDFYGGKGTARTTDSSSLAGATGYVTETVTARDGEVKLDEGGFAPYYSARSTSGTIEEGEEIIVLDPGGGNVVTVESLGAIGEDEIDRALERDRAATETETDTDGGDDLEPTPDADGVAESASETETERSS, encoded by the coding sequence ATGCTCGACCTCCTGCTGGGGAACATGCCGTTGGCGCTCCTGGTCGCAGGGCTCGTCCTGATGGGCCTCGAGGCCATCTCGCCGGGTGCACACCTCATCGTCATCGGCGTCGCGCTGGTCGGCGCGGGACTGATCGGCGTGCTCGTCCCGCTCACCCTGAGTCCGATCGTTCTGGCGGCGCTGACGCTCGTTATCGGCCTCGGTGCGGCGTACGTCTACCGCGAATTCGACTTCTACGGCGGCAAGGGCACCGCGCGGACGACCGACTCGAGTTCGCTGGCGGGGGCGACGGGATACGTCACGGAGACGGTCACGGCTCGCGACGGTGAGGTCAAACTCGACGAAGGGGGCTTCGCCCCCTACTACAGCGCCCGCTCGACCAGCGGGACGATCGAGGAGGGCGAAGAGATCATCGTCCTCGATCCCGGCGGCGGCAACGTGGTGACGGTCGAATCGCTCGGCGCGATCGGCGAGGACGAGATCGATCGGGCGCTCGAGCGGGACCGGGCTGCGACCGAGACCGAGACCGACACCGACGGGGGAGACGACCTCGAGCCGACGCCCGACGCCGACGGCGTCGCCGAATCGGCGTCGGAAACCGAAACGGAGCGGTCGAGCTAG
- a CDS encoding HAD family hydrolase, with product MAAYDAICFDLDSTLCEPTRDPATLLEATFERADCEPFCTPTDLRAAIPALPTAETDREFFDQLFVEVARRAGADPALAPTLADHYLDLQDPTAVRFRPGAEAALEHARDRAQVGLITNGGRPTQTKKLEALGIADAFDVRVFTDPGKGIHPKPDAAPFERALAGLEATPETAIHVGDSLHADIAGANAMGIDSAWIDTGHEGLDGVDHEPTYELASLEAFETIV from the coding sequence ATGGCCGCGTACGATGCGATCTGTTTCGATCTCGACAGTACCCTCTGCGAGCCCACGCGGGACCCCGCGACGCTGCTCGAGGCGACGTTCGAGCGGGCCGACTGCGAGCCGTTCTGCACGCCGACGGACCTGCGGGCCGCGATTCCCGCGCTGCCGACCGCCGAAACGGATCGCGAGTTCTTCGACCAGTTGTTCGTCGAAGTCGCCCGCCGCGCCGGCGCCGATCCGGCCCTCGCGCCGACGCTCGCGGACCACTATCTCGACCTGCAGGACCCGACCGCCGTCCGGTTTCGACCCGGGGCGGAGGCGGCCCTCGAGCACGCCCGCGACCGCGCACAGGTCGGCCTGATCACCAACGGCGGGCGGCCGACACAGACGAAAAAGCTCGAGGCGCTGGGCATCGCCGACGCGTTCGACGTCCGCGTGTTCACCGATCCGGGGAAGGGAATCCACCCGAAACCCGACGCGGCTCCCTTCGAACGCGCGCTCGCGGGGCTCGAGGCGACCCCCGAGACGGCGATTCACGTCGGCGACTCGCTGCACGCCGATATCGCGGGTGCGAACGCGATGGGAATCGACTCGGCCTGGATCGACACCGGCCACGAGGGGCTCGACGGCGTCGACCACGAACCGACCTACGAACTCGCGTCGCTCGAAGCGTTCGAAACGATCGTCTAG
- a CDS encoding type I 3-dehydroquinate dehydratase, with protein MSLDFDSFVLAAATADLFAEPAAREHADAIEFRMDLADDHLDALEASDGDLPILATNRAAWEGGEWDEDDAERLEVLAETTAFEAVEAIDVELEAILDDELDTDAVLETARERDVSVVVSAHDFEGTPPRGELVSTLTEASKYGDVAKLAVTAESKADTIALLSATEQLEYHGDTVATMAMGEVGSHTRAVAPIYGSKIGYAPVDPDEATAPGQYDLETLSDLLTRLGVRD; from the coding sequence ATGAGTCTCGACTTCGATTCGTTCGTTCTCGCTGCTGCGACCGCCGATCTCTTCGCGGAACCGGCCGCTCGCGAGCACGCGGACGCGATCGAGTTCCGGATGGATCTCGCCGACGACCACCTCGACGCACTCGAAGCCTCCGACGGCGATCTGCCGATCCTCGCGACCAACCGGGCCGCATGGGAGGGCGGCGAGTGGGACGAGGACGATGCGGAGCGACTCGAGGTACTGGCAGAGACGACCGCGTTCGAGGCCGTGGAGGCGATCGACGTGGAGCTCGAGGCGATTCTGGACGACGAGCTCGACACCGACGCAGTCCTCGAAACCGCACGTGAGCGCGACGTTTCAGTAGTGGTCTCGGCCCACGACTTCGAGGGGACGCCGCCGCGGGGCGAACTGGTCTCGACGCTGACCGAGGCGAGCAAGTACGGCGACGTCGCGAAACTGGCCGTGACGGCCGAGTCGAAAGCCGACACCATCGCCCTGCTCTCGGCGACCGAGCAACTGGAGTACCACGGCGATACCGTCGCGACGATGGCGATGGGCGAGGTGGGGAGCCACACGCGCGCGGTGGCGCCGATCTACGGGTCGAAGATCGGCTACGCCCCCGTCGACCCCGATGAGGCGACCGCTCCCGGCCAGTACGACCTCGAGACGCTGTCGGACCTGCTGACCCGACTGGGCGTTCGCGACTAG
- a CDS encoding winged helix-turn-helix transcriptional regulator, which translates to MTDSNGVDNEKRATLRRFAALGAASPLVGLSESAAADAGESDARDAIAGYLSMTPGAHFSKIRDDLQLGTGETQHHLRRLEDVGAIERYRDGDYKRFVPAERFDEFEKQALGYLRRETPRGMLIELLGNPEATAGDLATALDVSPPTVSKYAGELEEAGLLSREDGYAVERPETVLILVVRHADSFGEAAQGLARNADQFLTYGGR; encoded by the coding sequence ATGACGGACTCAAATGGCGTCGATAACGAAAAACGAGCGACACTTCGTCGTTTCGCTGCGCTCGGCGCCGCTTCGCCGCTGGTCGGCCTCTCGGAGTCGGCGGCGGCAGACGCCGGCGAGAGCGACGCACGCGACGCAATCGCCGGTTACCTCTCGATGACGCCCGGCGCGCACTTCTCGAAGATTCGAGACGACCTCCAGTTGGGCACTGGCGAAACCCAGCACCACCTGCGTCGCCTCGAGGACGTCGGCGCGATCGAGCGCTATCGCGACGGCGACTACAAGCGGTTCGTCCCGGCCGAGCGGTTCGACGAGTTCGAAAAGCAGGCGTTGGGCTATCTCCGTCGGGAGACGCCTCGCGGCATGCTGATCGAACTGCTGGGCAACCCCGAGGCGACGGCCGGCGATCTCGCCACCGCGCTGGACGTCTCGCCGCCGACGGTGAGCAAGTACGCCGGCGAACTCGAGGAGGCCGGCCTGCTCTCCCGCGAGGACGGCTACGCCGTCGAACGGCCCGAGACGGTGCTGATTCTGGTCGTGCGCCACGCCGATTCCTTCGGCGAGGCGGCACAGGGACTCGCGCGCAACGCGGATCAGTTCCTCACGTACGGCGGCCGGTAA
- a CDS encoding DUF84 family protein, whose product MELAVGSTNPVKVEAVERTLERFEPTVTAADVDSGVPEQPWSIEETVTGAETRARRTLAATGADYGIGLEGGVARIEGVPGLSLIMWGAATDGDRMERGGGPTLRLPDDVADRLADGAELGPVMDDVLDTSGVAETEGAAGVLTAGLTGRAQALGEAVACAFGPFVASESLPIDY is encoded by the coding sequence ATGGAGCTCGCAGTCGGGAGTACGAACCCGGTCAAGGTGGAGGCGGTCGAACGCACGCTCGAGCGATTCGAGCCGACGGTCACGGCGGCCGACGTCGACTCCGGCGTCCCCGAACAGCCCTGGTCGATCGAGGAGACCGTGACGGGTGCCGAAACCCGCGCGCGGCGGACCCTCGCGGCGACCGGAGCCGACTACGGCATCGGTCTCGAGGGCGGCGTCGCCCGCATCGAAGGGGTTCCGGGGCTGTCGCTGATCATGTGGGGTGCCGCGACCGACGGCGATCGGATGGAACGCGGCGGCGGTCCCACGCTCCGCCTCCCGGACGACGTCGCCGACCGCCTCGCGGACGGAGCGGAACTGGGTCCGGTGATGGACGACGTTCTCGACACTTCGGGTGTCGCCGAGACCGAGGGTGCGGCCGGCGTGCTCACGGCCGGGTTGACGGGCCGGGCACAGGCGCTGGGCGAAGCAGTAGCCTGTGCCTTCGGCCCGTTCGTCGCGAGCGAATCGCTTCCAATCGACTACTGA
- a CDS encoding DUF7312 domain-containing protein, whose amino-acid sequence MADDASGTDDRDRTSDSSATDSDDWDLTGSEDRRGSDDRFGSVARDDDPREEGYRIPLDLSEGNGDETDDVDAADADADDAYAPEPSSTPIEPGDPDLEHVIFVFLGAVAMVLVLFRLLSLPL is encoded by the coding sequence ATGGCAGACGACGCGTCCGGGACCGACGACCGCGACCGAACGTCGGATTCGTCGGCGACCGACTCGGACGACTGGGATCTGACGGGAAGCGAGGACCGCCGCGGCTCCGACGATCGATTCGGCTCCGTCGCGCGCGACGACGACCCTCGCGAGGAGGGGTATCGGATCCCGCTCGATCTCTCGGAAGGCAACGGGGACGAGACGGACGACGTCGACGCGGCCGACGCCGACGCAGACGACGCGTACGCGCCGGAACCCAGTTCGACGCCGATCGAACCCGGCGATCCGGACCTCGAGCACGTCATCTTCGTGTTCCTCGGAGCCGTCGCGATGGTACTCGTGCTGTTTCGGCTCCTCTCCCTGCCGTTGTGA
- a CDS encoding 3-dehydroquinate synthase II, which translates to MTRSVWVKADDAVGDWDDRRARITAALEAGADWVLVDEDDVERVRELGDIGVAAFRTDGDVTLVDEVDTVDDIDDIDEAEADGDGDGTTVRPDAVVVGKEGEGDATIDLPEDFSGSADLSTLRRRDGDLARGAYVRILGKEYERFAETAADEADYTIVVGEDWTIIPLENLIARIGEETTLVAGVSSAEEAKTAFETLEIGADAVLLDSDDPDEIRETVEVRDEAERESLDLEYAEVLDVERVGSADRVCVDTGNLMEHDEGMLVGSMSRGLVFVHAETAESPYVASRPFRVNAGAVHAYVRTPDGGTRYLSELQSGDEVQVVDTAGNTREAIVGRVKIEQRPMFRVALETESGDRVETLLQNAETIKVPTRDGRTAVTDLEAGDELLLYYEDTARHFGEAVEESIIEK; encoded by the coding sequence ATGACGCGATCTGTCTGGGTCAAAGCCGACGACGCCGTCGGCGATTGGGACGACCGCCGGGCGCGGATCACCGCCGCGCTCGAGGCGGGCGCCGACTGGGTACTGGTCGACGAAGACGACGTCGAACGCGTGCGCGAACTCGGCGACATCGGCGTCGCGGCGTTCCGGACCGACGGCGACGTGACGCTGGTCGACGAGGTCGACACCGTCGACGATATCGACGACATCGACGAGGCCGAAGCCGACGGCGACGGCGACGGGACGACCGTCCGGCCCGACGCCGTCGTCGTCGGCAAGGAGGGCGAGGGCGACGCGACGATCGACCTCCCCGAGGACTTCTCCGGGTCGGCGGACCTCTCGACGCTTCGCCGCCGCGACGGCGACCTCGCCCGCGGCGCCTACGTCCGCATCCTCGGTAAGGAGTACGAGCGGTTCGCCGAGACCGCCGCCGACGAGGCCGACTACACCATCGTCGTCGGCGAGGACTGGACGATCATCCCCCTCGAGAACCTGATCGCCCGCATCGGCGAGGAGACCACGCTCGTCGCGGGCGTCTCCAGCGCCGAGGAGGCTAAAACGGCGTTCGAGACCCTCGAGATCGGCGCCGACGCCGTCCTGCTCGACTCGGACGACCCCGACGAGATCCGCGAGACCGTCGAGGTCCGCGACGAGGCCGAACGCGAGTCGCTCGACCTCGAGTACGCCGAGGTGCTCGACGTCGAGCGCGTCGGCAGCGCCGACCGGGTCTGCGTGGACACCGGAAATCTGATGGAACACGACGAGGGGATGCTCGTCGGCTCGATGTCCCGGGGCCTCGTGTTCGTCCACGCCGAGACCGCCGAGTCGCCCTACGTCGCCTCCCGGCCCTTCCGAGTCAACGCGGGCGCCGTCCACGCCTACGTCCGCACGCCCGACGGCGGCACGAGGTACCTCTCGGAACTCCAGAGCGGCGACGAGGTGCAGGTCGTCGACACCGCGGGCAACACCCGCGAGGCCATCGTCGGGCGGGTCAAGATCGAGCAGCGACCGATGTTCCGGGTCGCCCTCGAGACCGAGTCGGGCGATCGGGTCGAGACCCTCCTCCAGAACGCCGAGACGATAAAAGTCCCCACTCGCGATGGACGGACGGCGGTGACGGACCTCGAGGCCGGCGACGAACTCCTCCTCTACTACGAGGACACGGCGCGCCACTTCGGCGAAGCCGTCGAGGAGAGCATCATCGAGAAGTAG
- a CDS encoding poly-gamma-glutamate hydrolase family protein encodes MTRATFRSHRLEETDTGHYTELLYDDGTNDEVLVCAAHGGQVEPWTAEQAIDLTARLPNASCWACLGYDDERNSFELWHPPSSDVSPDEYPLLGEIADRGFETVVSFHGLGDDRVLVGGATDRETKRRVSRRLSRCLSAPVEPVSSGPCAGVSPDNFVNWLARDGAGGLQLEQSRAVRDDEREAVVAALADLRTAGVL; translated from the coding sequence GTGACTCGAGCGACGTTTCGGAGCCACCGGCTCGAGGAGACCGACACCGGACACTACACCGAGCTGTTGTACGACGACGGGACGAACGACGAGGTGCTGGTCTGTGCCGCCCACGGCGGGCAGGTCGAACCCTGGACCGCCGAGCAGGCGATCGACCTGACCGCCCGGCTCCCGAACGCCAGTTGCTGGGCGTGTCTGGGGTACGACGACGAGCGGAACTCGTTCGAACTGTGGCACCCGCCCTCGAGCGACGTTTCTCCCGACGAGTACCCGCTGCTCGGCGAGATCGCCGACCGGGGGTTCGAGACGGTCGTCAGCTTCCACGGCCTCGGCGACGATCGGGTGCTCGTCGGCGGCGCCACCGACCGCGAGACGAAACGCCGCGTCAGCCGTCGTCTTTCGAGGTGCCTCTCGGCGCCCGTCGAACCGGTTTCGTCGGGCCCCTGCGCCGGCGTCAGCCCGGACAACTTCGTTAACTGGCTCGCACGGGACGGCGCGGGCGGTTTGCAGCTCGAGCAGAGCCGCGCCGTCCGCGACGACGAGCGCGAGGCGGTCGTCGCCGCGCTCGCGGACCTCCGGACCGCCGGCGTACTCTAA